One region of Drosophila subobscura isolate 14011-0131.10 chromosome J, UCBerk_Dsub_1.0, whole genome shotgun sequence genomic DNA includes:
- the LOC117895640 gene encoding arginine-glutamic acid dipeptide repeats protein isoform X7 produces MAASTQGEIRVGPGHQVNDVYAKLPDYNPISSFPIDKETDERELEESRWSPGVVADGDLLMFLRAARSMAAFQGMCDGGLEDGCLAASRDDTTINALDVLHDSGYDPGKALQALVKCPVSKGIDKKWTEDETKKFIKGLRQFGKNFFRIHKDLLPHKDTPELVEFYYLWKKTPGANNNRPHRRRRQSALRRNRVTRANNNTPPKKEDTPEPQTATTAATATGSASETASRSSPAVSKEENSSLTEDDASECDSDSSLTNKRDESPSRMRTRNKQQNNNTNNNNNNTNSSSSSSNNTNSSSSSSTASNSGSGGGGGSGSGGGIGASSVGGSSALGGVGAGAAAGAAATNSSTKDQSNTNNAVANGKRPKRGSETPDAAAGGGASSVDSPKTPTKAVAESSATKRKGGKQDTPNKKKRTEQEQAHDQQAASAGTGAAAAEENSSSSLKEKRKQQQQQQQQQRADSPVESMNSDSRPDSALDDGESNTTDTTTAEQQSNKDSKELLLSCKEERELTANDGGLEPKAEEKSIKAELASEDGSKEAISIKNMDEETNIQAPNSVDGLLLKESAVSTIQQDGGVPPVNPVAAPLTMKVPTIATVEALNASVERKEAIEKMETCDSDPELLKKLATIKQEVTPQQQQQQQTPQQLNPISIQPPPVCAPTETTVYIKKEPMDDSMDATCNQNSNEPQDLKVKIEIKNEDSLKHNAGGMPPTLPGAPTAQMHSHSMAGGDSGQPPLGEPLHLSHLPHGQQPLQPPPASYLIDGQLKYGPPGGQQQQQQQQQQQQPPQPPQLHSDPAGAGGNAPGGPNTPQKYAPEMEMKFTPQDLKYPPPPPLDALKYSQEMQAVAAAAAAAAAAAAGKYDMKYMIEQPGKYPVELSAAHQPPSKQGYQDSLKIPDVKSGFGHLPHNMASQLDVAHKYGPPPTSQEQQQQQQSQQPAHQVPPGATPPPGIAMPKPHYQHDVQTPPLGRPFEPGMMHKYGDPLVGKYGPPQPQDLKYPMPPVVSAAGPPVDVKPYGENLIKSSPYGPPPESPIDASSRSTPGQDSQGSNSNSQPSSMAPQPQQFQSPHPSPHMPSPAGGGLPPGMHPQNLIHGLPPGAGAGGPQPPPPPTSLHQQQSSSGPPGMHPGLHPGQHSQMSVASSMPPSSIGIPPTLSTMAPSHMHPHMHPHHLQQVLHRPHDMPPSMHPHAPMPMSLQGHPQHGHGLPPQQQQQQQQQQQPGGPAGTVRTPSPAQHPPRSMHDPQSREQPPTSQPSTTMAGSGGHGNPHQSPHTHRTSPLPGLAGNGHPPPGLLGHPMPIHPHLAHLPPGHPAHAALAHPGHHLLSHSIAGLGPGGGPIALLAGPGGLGLPESALSRRTPPSHMPHSHVSSAPNTPHSVASMTSSSMALTTSTVPSSAFSRASPSVQISSGGAGSAGPGGSGSSNTPGGGNNSSAAAAAAAAAHRAASPASSVSSLSRQSPLHPVPQSPLSHHPSSSALSAAAAAVAERDRHALLRQQSPHMTPPPVSNASGLMASPLSKMYAPQPGQRGLGTSPPPHLRPGASPPVIRHPQMPLPLPLIAPGGGIPQIGVHPGQSPYPHPLLHPSVFYSPHHHPFNSPYGYAPYGPGFPAYMKPPPPSGPLDPAAVMAAHHAGLQGPPQQQQQQRQDEQNAAAAAAARDAAEKQHHQAAAAAAAKQQQQQQQQQQQQQQQQQQMKGPQQQQQQGGQPPNKPPTPKTPQGPGGPGVPVGMGGPGTPTGLPPGAYPGSHMPGYPPGPPHGSPFAPQDGQPHGMKPTSHMDALRAHAHSANSSGMGGGHHPTEPLPIDIEPDPEPEIPSPTHNIQRGPSPEAKPDDTECHRSQSAIFVRHIDRGDYNSCTRTDLIFKPVADSKLARKREERDRKLAEKERERRQQQQQQQQQQQQQAAAAQQAAQQAKMKAELKPPYADTPALRQLSEYARPHVAFSPVEQMVPYHHPMGPMYRERELEEIKNAQAAAASQSRIDPHWMEYYRRGIHPSQFPLYANPAISQMERERLGIPPPHHVGLDPGEHMVRMIRLTREYHAHSHTHLHLPLHPQPQPPEAGFQLPPNVGQYPRPNMLIPREPHSDVLLRMSYADQLQAAEFQRQSLHDQYFRQRPR; encoded by the exons ATGGCGGCCTCCACTCAAGGAGAAATTCGAGTGGGTCCCGGCCACCAGGTAAACGATgtctat GCAAAACTGCCCGATTATAATCCAATCTCAAGCTTCCCCATCGACAAGGAAACCGATGAACGTGAACTAGAGGAATCAAGATGGAGTCCAGGCGTTGTGGCCGATGGCGATTTGTTAATGTTCTTGCGTGCTGCCCGCTCGATGGCCGCATTTCAAGGAATGTGTGATGGCGGACTAGAAGACGGTTGTTTGGCTGCCAGTCGCGACGACACAACAATTAACGCACTCGACGTG CTACACGATTCTGGCTACGATCCAGGCAAAGCTCTACAAGCACTAGTTAAGTGCCCCGTTTCGAAGGGCATCGACAAGAAGTGGACCGAGGACGAAACGAAAAAGTTCATCAAGGGTCTGCGACAATTTGGCAAGAATTTCTTTCGCATCCACAAGGATCTGCTGCCGCACAAGGACACACCCGAACTGGTCGAGTTCTATTATCTGTGGAAGAAGACGCCCGGCGCCAACAACAATCGCCCGCATCGGCGACGCAGACAGAGCGCCTTGCGACGCAATCGTGTCACGCgagcaaataataatacacCTCCCAAGAAGGAGGACACACCGGAACCACAAACTGCGACgacggcggcgacggcgacggggTCGGCGTCAGAGACGGCGAGTCGATCATCGCCCGCTGTCTCCAAGGAGGAGAACAGCTCTCTCACCGAGGACGACGCCAGCGAGTGTGACAGTGATTCGAGTCTGACCAACAAAAGGGATGAATCACCCTCTAGGATGAGGACGCGCAATaaacaacagaacaacaacaccaacaacaacaacaacaacaccaacagcagcagcagcagcagcaacaacaccaacagcagcagcagcagcagcacggccagcaatagcggcagcggcggcggcggtggcagtggcagtggcggtggcattgGTGCATCATCCGTCGGCGGCAGCTCTGCGTTAGGCGGCGTCGGTGCAGGCGCCGCTGCAGGTGCCGCGGCCACCAACAGCTCCACAAAGGATCAGTCGAACACCAACAACGCTGTGGCGAATGGCAAGCGGCCGAAGCGAGGCTCCGAGACGCCCGATGCAGCGGCCGGCGGTGGAGCCTCCTCGGTGGACAGTCCCAAGACACCCACCAAGGCGGTGGCCGAGAGTTCGGCCACCAAGCGCAAGGGCGGCAAGCAGGACACGCCCAACAAGAAGAAGCGCACCGAACAGGAGCAGGCGCACGATCAGCAGGCGGCCAGCGCTGGCACGGgcgcggcagcagcggaggagaacagcagcagcagcctcaaggAGAAgcgaaagcagcaacagcagcagcagcagcagcagcgggccgACAGCCCGGTGGAGAGCATGAACTCGGACAGCAGGCCGGACTCTGCGCTGGACGATGGCGAATCGAATACGACGGACACGACCACCGCCGAACAGCAGTCCAACAAGGAcagcaaggagctgctgctcagctgcaAGGAGGAGCGTGAGCTGACCGCCAACGATGGTGGACTGGAGCCCAAAGCGGAGGAGAAATCCATCAAGGCGGAGCTCGCCTCGGAGGATGGCAGCAAGGAGGCGATTTCCATCAAGAACATGGACGAGGAGACGAACATCCAGGCGCCCAACAGCGTCGATGggctgctgctcaaggagtCTGCTGTCAGCACAATCCAGCAGGATGGCGGTGTGCCGCCGGTTAATCCTGTGGCCGCGCCCCTGACCATGAAGGTGCCCACCATTGCCACCGTGGAGGCGCTGAACGCGTCCGTGGAGCGCAAGGAGGCCATCGAGAAGATGGAAACCTGCGACAGCGATCCCGAGCTGCTCAAGAAGCTGGCCACCATCAAGCAGGAGGtgacgccacagcagcagcaacagcagcagacgccgcAGCAGCTGAATCCGATATCCATACAGCCGCCACCTGTGTGTGCGCCCACGGAGACGACGGTGTACATTAAGAAGGAGCCGATGGACGATTCGATGGATGCCACGTGCAATCAGAACAGCAACGAGCCGCAGGATCTCAAGGTGAAGATTGAGATCAAGAACGAGGACTCGCTGAAGCACAATGCGGGTGGCATGCCGCCCACGTTGCCTGGTGCGCCCACTGCCCAAATGCATTCCCATTCGATGGCCGGCGGCGACAGTGGGCAGCCGCCACTCGGCGAGCCGCTGCATTTGTCGCATCTGCCGCATggccagcagccgctgcagccacCACCCGCCAGCTATCTGATCGATGGACAGCTGAAGTACGGCCCCCCAGgcggacaacagcagcagcagcagcaacaacagcagcagcagccaccacagccgccgcagctgcaCAGCGATCCGGCTGGCGCGGGTGGCAATGCTCCCGGCGGACCCAACACGCCGCAAAAGTATGCGCCCGAAATGGAGATGAAATTCACGCCGCAGGATCTCAAGTatccgccgccaccgccgctggaCGCACTCAAGTACAGCCAGGAGATGCAAGCGGTGgccgcggcggcagcagcagccgccgccgctgcggctggCAAGTACGACATGAAGTACATGATCGAGCAGCCGGGCAAGTATCCGGTGGAGCTGTCCGCTGCCCATCAGCCGCCATCGAAGCAGGGCTATCAGGACTCGCTGAAGATACCCGACGTCAAGTCGGGCTTTGGCCATCTACCGCACAACATGGCCTCGCAGCTGGATGTGGCACACAAGTACGGACCCCCGCCCACGtcccaggagcagcagcagcagcaacagtcgcagCAGCCGGCGCACCAGGTGCCTCCAGGTGCGACGCCTCCGCCGGGCATTGCCATGCCGAAGCCGCACTATCAGCACGATGTGCAGACGCCGCCACTGGGACGGCCCTTCGAGCCGGGCATGATGCACAAATACGGAGATCCGTTGGTGGGCAAATACGGTCCACCCCAGCCGCAGGATCTGAAGTATCCAATGCCACCCGTGGTCTCCGCTGCCGGTCCCCCCGTGGACGTGAAGCCCTACGGCGAGAATCTGATAAAGTCCTCGCCGTACGGCCCGCCGCCGGAGAGCCCCATCGATGCCTCGTCCCGCTCGACGCCGGGCCAGGACAGTcagggcagcaacagcaattcgCAGCCCTCGTCGATGGccccgcagccgcagcagttcCAGTCGCCGCATCCCTCGCCTCACATGCCTTCACCCGCAGGCGGCGGCCTGCCGCCCGGTATGCATCCCCAAAATCTCATCCACGGCCTGCCGCCGGGTGCGGGCGCTGGCGgaccacagccaccgccaccgcccacatccctgcaccagcagcagtcgtcgaGTGGTCCGCCGGGCATGCATCCGGGCCTGCATCCGGGTCAGCACTCACAGATGTCGGTGGCCTCCTCGATGCCACCCAGCTCGATCGGCATACCGCCGACGCTGTCAACGATGGCGCCCTCCCACATGCATCCCCACATGCATCCGCATCATCTGCAGCAGGTGCTGCATCGGCCGCACGACATGCCACCCAGCATGCACCCGCACGcgcccatgcccatgtcccTGCAGGGACATCCGCAGCACGGCCACGGACTGCcgccccaacagcagcagcagcaacagcagcagcagcagcccggtGGTCCGGCGGGCACTGTGCGCACTCCCTCGCCAGCCCAGCATCCGCCTCGCAGCATGCACGATCCGCAGTCGCGGGAACAGCCGCCCACATCGCAGCCATCGACCACGATGGCTGGCTCTGGAGGTCACGGCAATCCGCACCAATCCCCGCACACGCATCGCACCTCGCCGCTGCCCGGACTGGCGGGGAATGGACATCCGCCGCCGGGTCTGCTTGGCCATCCGATGCCCATACATCCGCACCTGGCGCACCTGCCGCCGGGTCATCCGGCGCACGCGGCACTCGCCCATCCCGGACACCATCTGCTGTCGCATTCGATAGCGGGACTGGGGCCTGGAGGTGGACCCATCGCACTGCTCGCGGGTCCCGGTGGACTGGGCCTGCCCGAGTCCGCGCTCAGTCGTCGCACCCCGCCCAGCCATATGCCCCACTCGCACGTCTCGTCGGCACCGAATACGCCCCATTCGGTGGCCTCGATGACCTCCAGCAGCATGGCCCTCACCACCAGCACGGTGCCATCGTCGGCCTTCAGTCGTGCCAGTCCCAGCGTACAGATCTCGAGTGGAGGAGCCGGATCGGCCGGACCTGGcggtagcggcagcagcaacacgcctggcggcggcaacaactcctcggcagcggcagcagccgcagcggctgcCCATCGAGCCGCCTCCCCAGCCAGCAGTGTGAGCAGCCTGAGTCGCCAGAGTCCACTGCATCCGGTGCCACAATCGCCGCTCAGCCATCATCCCTCATCGTCCGCTCtgtcggcggcagcggcggccgtGGCCGAGCGGGATCGCCATGCGCTGCTGCGTCAGCAGTCGCCGCACATGACGCCGCCACCCGTGTCCAATGCCTCGGGCCTGATGGCCAGTCCGCTGAGCAAGATGTATGCCCCGCAGCCGGGCCAAAGGGGACTGGGAACATCACCGCCGCCGCATCTGCGACCGGGCGCCTCGCCGCCGGTCATCAGGCATCCACagatgccgctgccattgccgctgATTGCGCCGGGCGGCGGCATTCCACAGATCGGAGTGCATCCCGGGCAGTCGCCGTATCCGCATCCGCTGCTGCATCCGTCGGTGTTCTATTCGCCGCATCATCATCCCTTCAACTCGCCCTACGGCTACGCGCCGTACGGGCCTGGTTTCCCGGCCTACATGAAGCCGCCACCACCGTCGGGACCGCTGGATCCTGCCGCTGTGATGGCCGCCCATCATGCCGGCCTCCAGGgtccgccgcagcagcagcagcagcagcggcaggatgAGCAGaatgcagcagccgctgctgcggccagAGATGCAGCCGAGAAGCAGCATCACCAAGCGgcggccgcagcggcagccaaacagcagcagcagcagcaacaacagcagcaacaacagcagcagcagcaacagcagatgaagggcccgcagcagcagcagcagcagggcggtCAACCGCCCAACAAGCCGCCGACGCCAAAGACACCCCAGGGTCCGGGTGGACCGGGTGTGCCAGTCGGCATGGGTGGCCCTGGAACGCCAACGGGCCTGCCGCCAGGTGCCTATCCGGGCTCCCATATGCCCGGCTATCCGCCTGGTCCGCCGCACGGTTCCCCCTTTGCCCCGCAAGATGGTCAGCCGCACGGCATGAAGCCCACTTCCCACATGGACGCGCTGCGAGCGCACGCACACTCGGCCAATTCGTCGGGCATGGGCGGTGGCCATCATCCAACGGAGCCAT TGCCCATTGACATTGAGCCGGATCCGGAGCCAGAGATACCCAGTCCCACGCACAATATACAACGTGGACCCAGTCCCGAGGCCAAGCCGGACGATACCGAATGCCATCGCTCGCAGTCTGCCAT ATTTGTGCGTCACATTGATCGCGGTGATTACAATTCCTGCACGAGAACGGATTTGATATTCAAGCCAGTGGCCGACTCGAAGCTAGCACGCAAGCGTGAGGAACGCGACCGCAAGCTGGCCGAGAAGGAGCGCGAAAGGCGGCAG cagcaacaacagcaacagcagcagcaacaacagcaggcagcagccgcccaaCAGGCGGCACAGCAGGCCAAAATGAAGGCGGAACTGAAGCCCCCGTATGCGGATACGCCAGCACTGCGACAGCTATCCGAATATGCACGCCCACATGTCGCCTTCAG TCCTGTTGAACAGATGGTGCCATATCATCATCCAATGGGCCCCATGTACAGAGAGAG GGAACTGGAGGAGATCAAGAACGCACAAGCCGCTGCGGCGAGTCAATCCCGCATCGATCCGCACTGGATGGAGTACTACAGACG cGGCATACATCCCTCACAGTTCCCACTCTATGCGAATCCAGCGATATCGCAAATGGAGAGGGAACGTTTGGGTATACCGCCACCGCATCACGTAGGCCTTGATCCGGGCGAGCACATGGTGCGTATG ATACGATTGACGAGAGAATATCATGCACACTCTCATACTCATTTACATTTGCCTTTGCATCCACAGCCGCAACCACCGGAGGCCGGTTTCCAACTGCCAC cgaatGTTGGACAATATCCACGCCCAAATATGCTTATACCTAGGGAGCCGCATTCGGATGTGCTGCTGAGGATGTCGTATGCCGATCAATTACAG GCCGCCGAATTCCAGCGACAATCGCTGCACGATCAATACTTTAG ACAACGGCCCAGATAA